The following are encoded in a window of Anopheles stephensi strain Indian chromosome X, UCI_ANSTEP_V1.0, whole genome shotgun sequence genomic DNA:
- the LOC118502635 gene encoding cadherin-86C isoform X3, whose amino-acid sequence MPKMDMRCHKNMTSNGVTCEGAYSSTSGRRKRICTNRLPLTLALLALVSCWPEAAGLDPKFDPSTRMRLVLVPADATVGSVIYRLRASDEEFEYPLQFELVGDASSSTVQIETLPCTKFNSICQANVILTRRLEPGRYYDFQVSVKDTKGGMSVQSCSITATNFTTPHDIIFPHKAGIIMVPEDAKKGTELDYVLANKNPLFQKPVYLELWGSPLFGIRQKFISPETAEGTIFLLGQLDFEKQAMYHLTVLANDAYAEPGQDTRNIAGLEVVVIVEDVQDVPPVFTVAPPVTRLPAGLIPGDKVLQVHAEDGDKGVPREIRYGLVSEGNPFTSFFDINETSGEISLLRPLDDILALTHAGDPVLLTVIAEEVKVSRDEPPAMATTVQLAFFLPERSNSPPYFENDHYVARLEENAAPGTVLAFTDPYTPRVMDDDAGKNGVFSLTLLGNNGTFEISPNVAEGHANFVVRVRDNTRLDYETATYVHFQILAQELGPATNLSTLVNVTVYLADVNDNAPVFEQNDYIVDLPENMTAGTRVVQVHATDVDTAGLGGRVRYTQILGPHNTSLNLDPASGVVTVAINNHGFDREAMPEYHLYVEARDDDGIGNRAQVPLVIRLIDVNDETPTFEKPLYEFILAADLRNFTVPAFIRATDGDAEAPNNEVRYELIYGNYENKFFLHPITGELKLNAPLVPRTGSQSQSVGGLRRRRQTAGGLPPNLASTGTTSQQQQKESDVFVLTARAFDLGVPVRYSTATIRVYPPESRTRTVTFIVPGSDPDRKKVQDTLADITGGRVIIQEVRPYRTGDGGIPTDLIGAGGGGGGGSGNERSVVIATILYDADSVVDIAKIQQRLSINGTVTNIISQEERSAILYKAENRVLFWLLIFLAILLALGILTLLLCCICPRCPLNATNRSDMKNKSTKDDAHMHRSRTNLLNADRDMYVEDVDEHDPEYQSLKRIHHHHHHHHGGAGNGGKPVADDVLPIDDDSMRRHEMDRGSDLNYERRGSFKRQGHAAPPQLVAHGDDIEPRDQYFIKDGNAEILRLITRGRNEEENIYVNIPQQQQQQRPGAANQPQYIMVDNGGKEILMRRYIEEQANGKQIIREHYQLLPGTTFIQTIPNEVPVRRGEHVTEVKIGAAQAGRSKMGGEQGENEDGGRLKPAVSTHSLMHQELEHSLKQQNALLRQILLEKEKLEERYNQYEQALETQSLPCQSMAVVVAATQTDCDTGTQTDPVRAGGPNGGLGRRRTKSENDDSLSEDEYEYVRYSPPDSPDGVYLIKRRRHRKKTKHRVGKGSFSGEHSGGESTGERKSNRRIIVVESVKRKIRTPIQEEDDELVHHGQHGHGRDGHHGQGSHRRGGQETRTSILRRKRNEELSRGSNGNGHGSTSNGKDHRLKRDVLMEISDSLHGEQSRGGGRRSNGAGAAGENRRKKVYRKNVKYYEDSDGSEKEVVVQKNYFSADSLDEITSDVEDYRYSVTKTSKSVTVSPKASVEQRISRRDDKTETTTTRIRLTTSESPSRRQSTGPTVAPPPPKGPAPKPPRMSKSLSKEEGLNETTAGGEQHAVNPKYMDWYYNLGKDADSLEKREGRKRQEQQQQQQPAVGTTTLTTTTTSSTTTITTGGSRKKPDMDAGAKGKPEPAPRTSPPKEARLLKEDIQHARKVQQQTQSQQQQHPGSEAGNSHPLLQHSEHRYEAEYGTGPQVPAPPDKLPHYLYPETPPIVSRDNKVQIKIVDSSAASTGPQAPQTAAKPAAGGTSTKPTNTTGTNAKTLNVSTLEDDHDSGIAMNSLLHTKGKRNKIADKKSIFTIAYDDVRIRQIRSESDTPPFS is encoded by the exons ATGCCGAAAATGGATATGCGTTG CCATAAAAACATGACGTCCAACGGCGTGACGTGCGAGGGTGCGTACAGCAGTACCAGCGGgagaagaaaacgaatatgtACGAATAGGCTCCCGCTCACACTAGCCCTACTGGCACTTGTGTCGTGCTGGCCGGAGGCAGCCGGTCTTGATCCGAAGTTCGATCCATCCACCCGGATGCGGCTGGTGCTCGTACCGGCCGATGCAACCGTCGGTTCCGTCATTTATCGGTTGCGAGCTTCCGACGAGGAGTTTGAATATCCGCTACAGTTTGAGCTAGTCG GTGatgcgtcgtcgtcgacggTGCAGATTGAAACGTTACCCTGCACCAAGTTCAACTCCATCTGCCAGGCGAATGTGATACTGACGCGTCGGCTCGAACCGGGCCGCTACTATGACTTCCAGGTGTCGGTAAAGGACACCAAGGGTGGCATGTCCGTACAGAGCTGCTCGATCACTGCCACCAACTTTACCACACCCCACGATATTATTTTTCCGCACAAGGCGGGAATCATCATGGTTCCAGAG GATGCTAAAAAAGGAACTGAGCTGGACTACGTGCTCGCCAATAAGAACCCTCTATTCCAGAAACCCGTGTATCTGGAGCTATGG GGCTCACCACTGTTTGGCATTCGGCAGAAGTTTATATCGCCCGAAACTGCCGAAGGTACCATCTTTCTGCTCGGCCAGCTAGACTTTGAAAAGCAGGCCATGTACCATCTGACGGTGTTGGCAAAC GATGCGTATGCAGAACCTGGTCAGGATACGCGAAACATTGCCGGACTGGAGGTGGTAGTTATTGTGGAGGACGTGCAAGATGTACCACCTGTTTTTACGGTAGCACCACCAGTTACTCGTCTTCCGGCCGGACTCATACCCGGCGATAAG GTTCTGCAGGTGCACGCCGAAGATGGTGATAAGGGTGTACCGCGTGAGATACGGTACGGGCTAGTGTCCGAGGGTAATCCGTTTACGTCGTTCTTTGACATTAACGAGACAAGTG GTGAAATATCTCTACTTCGACCACTGGACGATATACTGGCACTGACACATGCCGGCGATCCTGTCCTGCTGACTGTGATCGCGGAAGAGGTGAAAGTGAGCCGAGATGAACCACCTGCAATGGCAACAACAGTGCAGCTTGCGTTCTTCCTGCCCGAACGTAGTAACTCTCCGCCATACTTCGAAAACGACCA CTACGTCGCTCGACTGGAGGAGAATGCCGCTCCGGGCACGGTACTGGCTTTCACTGATCCGTATACACCGCGCGTCATGGATGACGATGCCGGTAAGAATGGGGTGTTCTCGTTGACGCTGCTCGGCAACAATGGCACGTTCGAGATCTCGCCGAACGTTGCCGAAGGACATGCCAACTTTGTGGTGCGCGTGCGGGACAATACCCGGCTCGATTACGAAACTGCCACGTATGTACACTTCCAAATCCTCGCACAAGAGCTCGGACCAGCCACCAACCTGTCGACGCTGGTGAACGTCACCGTGTACCTTGCGGACGTGAACGACAATGCGCCGGTGTTTGAGCAGAACGACTACATCGTCGATCTGCCCGAAAATATGACAGCTGGCACGAGGGTAGTGCAGGTTCACGCCACTGATGTTGATACGGCGGGACTTGGTGGCCGGGTACGGTACACGCAGATTCTTGGTCCACACAACACCTCGCTCAATCTGGATCCTGCGTCGGGTGTTGTAACGGTCGCCATCAACAACCACGGATTTGATCGTGAGGCGATGCCCGAGTATCATCTGTACGTGGAGGCACGTGATGACGATGGCATCGGTAACCGTGCTCAGGTTCCGCTCGTTATTCGGTTGATAGACGTGAACGATGAAACGCCCACGTTCGAGAAACCACTGTACGAGTTTATTCTAGCCGCAGATTTACGCAACTTCACCGTGCCGGCGTTTATCCGGGCGACGGATGGCGACGCGGAAGCACCGAACAATGAAGTACGCTACGAGCTCATCTACGGTAACTACGAAAATAAGTTCTTCCTACATCCGATAACTGGCGAGCTTAAGCTGAACGCACCACTAGTGCCTCGCACCGGGTCCCAGTCACAGTCGGTGGGTGGTTTGCGCCGACGTCGGCAAACTGCCGGTGGCTTACCGCCGAATCTCGCTTCCACTGGCACCACtagtcaacagcagcagaaggagtCGGACGTGTTCGTGCTGACGGCGCGAGCATTCGATCTGGGCGTACCGGTACGCTACTCCACGGCGACGATCCGTGTCTATCCGCCAGAGAGTCGTACCCGTACGGTCACCTTCATCGTGCCGGGCAGTGATCCGGACCGGAAGAAGGTACAGGACACGCTAGCCGACATTACTGGTGGCCGTGTGATCATCCAGGAGGTGCGTCCATATCGCACTGGCGATGGTGGCATTCCGACCGATCTTAttggtgctggtggcggtggaggtggaggAAGTGGGAACGAGCGTTCGGTTGTGATTGCGACGATACTCTACGATGCTGACTCGGTTGTGGACATCGCAAAGATCCAGCAGCGCCTATCCATCAACGGCACGGTAACCAACATCATTAGCCAGGAGGAACGCAGCGCT ATCCTTTACAAAGCCGAAAACCGTGTACTGTTCTGGCTGCTTATCTTTCTCGCGATACTGTTGGCACTGGGCATCCTGACGCTGTTACTTTGCTGTATCTGTCCCAGGTGTCCACTGAATGCCACCAATCG GAGCGACATGAAGAATAAATCTACCAAGGACGATGCGCATATGCACCGGTCGCGAACGAATCTGCTGAACGCCGACCGGGACATGTATGTGGAGGACGTGGATGAGCACGATCCCGAGTACCAGTCGCTAAAGCGCatacaccatcatcaccaccatcatcacggtGGTGCTGGCAATGGAGGCAAACCAGTAGCAGACGATGTGCTGCCGATCGATGACGACTCCATGCGTCGGCATGAGATGGATCGGGGCAGCGATCTCAACTACGAACGGCGTGGCAGCTTCAAAAGACAAGGACACGCA GCACCTCCACAGCTCGTTGCGCACGGTGACGATATTGAGCCGCgtgatcagtacttcatcaaGGATGGCAATGCGGAGATTCTGCGTTTGATAACACGTGGCCGGAACGAGGAGGAAAACATCTACGTCAACAtaccgcagcaacagcagcaacagcgacCTGGTGCCGCCAACCAGCCTCAGTACATAATGGTGGATAACGGTGGCAAAGAGATCCTGATGCGACGGTACATCGAGGAGCAGGCGAACGGGAAGCAAATCATACGGGAACACTATCAGCTGCTTCCAGGCACCACCTTCATCCAGACCATCCCCAACGAAGTACCGGTGAGGCGTGGTGAACACGTGACGGAGGTGAAGATCGGTGCAGCACAGGCCGGTCGGAGTAAGATGGGTGGTGAGCAGGGTGAAAATGAGGACGGTGGTCGGTTAAAGCCGGCCGTCTCAACACACTCCCTGATGCACCAAGAACTGGAACACTCGCTCAAACAGCAGAACGCGCTGCTGCGGCAGATACTGCTTGAAAAGGAGAAGCTCGAGGAACGCTACAACCAGTACGAGCAGGCACTCGAGACGCAGAGCTTACCGTGCCAGTcgatggcggtggtggttgcgGCTACCCAGACCGACTGCGACACCGGTACGCAGACCGATCCGGTTCGAGCCGGTGGACCAAACGGTGGACTGGGCAGACGACGCACGAAAAGCGAAAACGATGACTCGCTGTCGGAGGATGAGTACGAGTACGTGCGGTACAGTCCACCGGACAGCCCGGACGGTGTGTATCTAATCAAGCGTCGGCGACACCGCAAGAAGACGAAGCATCGGGTCGGAAAGGGTAGTTTCAGTGGAGAGCACAGTGGCGGAGAGTCAACCGGTGAGAGAAAGTCTAACCGACGGATTATTGTGGTGGAGTCGGTGAAGCGGAAGATCCGGACACCGATACAGGAGGAGGATGACGAGCTCGTACACCATGGACAGCATGGGCATGGGCGTGACGGGCATCACGGGCAGGGTAGCCATCGGCGTGGTGGACAGGAAACACGTACCAGCATTCTACGCCGCAAGCGCAACGAAGAGTTGTCGCGAGGCAGCAATGGGAATGGACATGGCAGCACGTCCAACGGTAAAGATCACCGGCTCAAGCGAGATGTACTGATGGAGATTTCGGATTCGCTGCATGGTGAGCAGTCTCGTGGTGGAGGACGGCGCAGTAATGGTGCTGGCGCTGCTGGAGAAAATCGACGCAAGAAGGTGTACCGCAAGAACGTCAAGTACTATGAAGATTCGGACGGCTCGGAGAAGGAAGTAGTGGTGCAAAAGAACTACTTCTCCGCCGACAGCCTGGACGAGATCACGTCCGACGTGGAGGACTATCGGTACTCGGTGACGAAAACCTCCAAATCGGTAACCGTCTCACCGAAGGCATCCGTCGAACAGCGCATTTCGCGTCGTGACGATAAAaccgaaaccaccaccacacgcaTCCGGCTCACAACCTCCGAGTCGCCGAGCCGTCGTCAGTCGACCGGACCGACcgttgcaccaccaccaccgaaaggGCCTGCACCGAAACCACCGCGGATGAGTAAATCGCTCTCGAAGGAGGAAGGACTCAACGAGACAACGGCCGGCGGAGAACAGCACGCCGTCAACCCGAAGTACATGGACTGGTACTACAACCTGGGAAAGGATGCGGATTCGCTGGAAAAGCGCGAAGGTCGCAAACgtcaggagcagcagcagcagcagcagccggcagTCGGCACAACCACGctcaccactaccactaccagCTCCACCACTACCATCACGACGGGCGGCAGTCGAAAGAAGCCGGACATGGACGCCGGTGCAAAGGGTAAACCGGAACCAGCACCTCGTACCAGTCCACCGAAGGAGGCTCGACTGCTCAAGGAAGACATCCAACACGCACGAAAGGTGCAACAGCAGACTCAGtctcaacagcagcaacatccgGGCTCGGAAGCCGGCAACAGCCATCCACTACTCCAGCATTCCGAACATCGTTACGAGGCAGAGTACGGCACCGGACCGCAGGTGCCTGCACCACCGGACAAGCTTCCCCACTACCTCTACCCCGAAACGCCTCCGATCGTTAGCCGCGACAATAAGGTACAGATCAAGATCGTCGACTCATCCGCCGCGTCAACCGGTCCGCAGGCACCTCAAACGGCCGCAAAACCAGCAGCCGGTGGCACCagcaccaaaccaaccaacacgaCCGGCACGAACGCGAAAACGCTCAACGTGTCCACGCTGGAGGACGATCACGATTCGGGGATCGCGATGAACTCGCTGCTTCACACCAAGGGCAAACGCAACAAGATAGCGGACAAGAAGAGCATCTTCACCATCGCGTACGACGATGTGCGGATCCGGCAGATCCGGTCCGAAAGCGATACACCGCCATTCTCCTAA
- the LOC118502635 gene encoding cadherin-86C isoform X4 → MPKMDMRCHKNMTSNGVTCEGAYSSTSGRRKRICTNRLPLTLALLALVSCWPEAAGLDPKFDPSTRMRLVLVPADATVGSVIYRLRASDEEFEYPLQFELVGDASSSTVQIETLPCTKFNSICQANVILTRRLEPGRYYDFQVSVKDTKGGMSVQSCSITATNFTTPHDIIFPHKAGIIMVPEDAKKGTELDYVLANKNPLFQKPVYLELWGSPLFGIRQKFISPETAEGTIFLLGQLDFEKQAMYHLTVLANDAYAEPGQDTRNIAGLEVVVIVEDVQDVPPVFTVAPPVTRLPAGLIPGDKVLQVHAEDGDKGVPREIRYGLVSEGNPFTSFFDINETSGEISLLRPLDDILALTHAGDPVLLTVIAEEVKVSRDEPPAMATTVQLAFFLPERSNSPPYFENDHYVARLEENAAPGTVLAFTDPYTPRVMDDDAGKNGVFSLTLLGNNGTFEISPNVAEGHANFVVRVRDNTRLDYETATYVHFQILAQELGPATNLSTLVNVTVYLADVNDNAPVFEQNDYIVDLPENMTAGTRVVQVHATDVDTAGLGGRVRYTQILGPHNTSLNLDPASGVVTVAINNHGFDREAMPEYHLYVEARDDDGIGNRAQVPLVIRLIDVNDETPTFEKPLYEFILAADLRNFTVPAFIRATDGDAEAPNNEVRYELIYGNYENKFFLHPITGELKLNAPLVPRTGSQSQSVGGLRRRRQTAGGLPPNLASTGTTSQQQQKESDVFVLTARAFDLGVPVRYSTATIRVYPPESRTRTVTFIVPGSDPDRKKVQDTLADITGGRVIIQEVRPYRTGDGGIPTDLIGAGGGGGGGSGNERSVVIATILYDADSVVDIAKIQQRLSINGTVTNIISQEERSAILYKAENRVLFWLLIFLAILLALGILTLLLCCICPRCPLNATNRSPNGWDGEKPGQQRIDRPIPVPSRLIGSTEDGATLAKAH, encoded by the exons ATGCCGAAAATGGATATGCGTTG CCATAAAAACATGACGTCCAACGGCGTGACGTGCGAGGGTGCGTACAGCAGTACCAGCGGgagaagaaaacgaatatgtACGAATAGGCTCCCGCTCACACTAGCCCTACTGGCACTTGTGTCGTGCTGGCCGGAGGCAGCCGGTCTTGATCCGAAGTTCGATCCATCCACCCGGATGCGGCTGGTGCTCGTACCGGCCGATGCAACCGTCGGTTCCGTCATTTATCGGTTGCGAGCTTCCGACGAGGAGTTTGAATATCCGCTACAGTTTGAGCTAGTCG GTGatgcgtcgtcgtcgacggTGCAGATTGAAACGTTACCCTGCACCAAGTTCAACTCCATCTGCCAGGCGAATGTGATACTGACGCGTCGGCTCGAACCGGGCCGCTACTATGACTTCCAGGTGTCGGTAAAGGACACCAAGGGTGGCATGTCCGTACAGAGCTGCTCGATCACTGCCACCAACTTTACCACACCCCACGATATTATTTTTCCGCACAAGGCGGGAATCATCATGGTTCCAGAG GATGCTAAAAAAGGAACTGAGCTGGACTACGTGCTCGCCAATAAGAACCCTCTATTCCAGAAACCCGTGTATCTGGAGCTATGG GGCTCACCACTGTTTGGCATTCGGCAGAAGTTTATATCGCCCGAAACTGCCGAAGGTACCATCTTTCTGCTCGGCCAGCTAGACTTTGAAAAGCAGGCCATGTACCATCTGACGGTGTTGGCAAAC GATGCGTATGCAGAACCTGGTCAGGATACGCGAAACATTGCCGGACTGGAGGTGGTAGTTATTGTGGAGGACGTGCAAGATGTACCACCTGTTTTTACGGTAGCACCACCAGTTACTCGTCTTCCGGCCGGACTCATACCCGGCGATAAG GTTCTGCAGGTGCACGCCGAAGATGGTGATAAGGGTGTACCGCGTGAGATACGGTACGGGCTAGTGTCCGAGGGTAATCCGTTTACGTCGTTCTTTGACATTAACGAGACAAGTG GTGAAATATCTCTACTTCGACCACTGGACGATATACTGGCACTGACACATGCCGGCGATCCTGTCCTGCTGACTGTGATCGCGGAAGAGGTGAAAGTGAGCCGAGATGAACCACCTGCAATGGCAACAACAGTGCAGCTTGCGTTCTTCCTGCCCGAACGTAGTAACTCTCCGCCATACTTCGAAAACGACCA CTACGTCGCTCGACTGGAGGAGAATGCCGCTCCGGGCACGGTACTGGCTTTCACTGATCCGTATACACCGCGCGTCATGGATGACGATGCCGGTAAGAATGGGGTGTTCTCGTTGACGCTGCTCGGCAACAATGGCACGTTCGAGATCTCGCCGAACGTTGCCGAAGGACATGCCAACTTTGTGGTGCGCGTGCGGGACAATACCCGGCTCGATTACGAAACTGCCACGTATGTACACTTCCAAATCCTCGCACAAGAGCTCGGACCAGCCACCAACCTGTCGACGCTGGTGAACGTCACCGTGTACCTTGCGGACGTGAACGACAATGCGCCGGTGTTTGAGCAGAACGACTACATCGTCGATCTGCCCGAAAATATGACAGCTGGCACGAGGGTAGTGCAGGTTCACGCCACTGATGTTGATACGGCGGGACTTGGTGGCCGGGTACGGTACACGCAGATTCTTGGTCCACACAACACCTCGCTCAATCTGGATCCTGCGTCGGGTGTTGTAACGGTCGCCATCAACAACCACGGATTTGATCGTGAGGCGATGCCCGAGTATCATCTGTACGTGGAGGCACGTGATGACGATGGCATCGGTAACCGTGCTCAGGTTCCGCTCGTTATTCGGTTGATAGACGTGAACGATGAAACGCCCACGTTCGAGAAACCACTGTACGAGTTTATTCTAGCCGCAGATTTACGCAACTTCACCGTGCCGGCGTTTATCCGGGCGACGGATGGCGACGCGGAAGCACCGAACAATGAAGTACGCTACGAGCTCATCTACGGTAACTACGAAAATAAGTTCTTCCTACATCCGATAACTGGCGAGCTTAAGCTGAACGCACCACTAGTGCCTCGCACCGGGTCCCAGTCACAGTCGGTGGGTGGTTTGCGCCGACGTCGGCAAACTGCCGGTGGCTTACCGCCGAATCTCGCTTCCACTGGCACCACtagtcaacagcagcagaaggagtCGGACGTGTTCGTGCTGACGGCGCGAGCATTCGATCTGGGCGTACCGGTACGCTACTCCACGGCGACGATCCGTGTCTATCCGCCAGAGAGTCGTACCCGTACGGTCACCTTCATCGTGCCGGGCAGTGATCCGGACCGGAAGAAGGTACAGGACACGCTAGCCGACATTACTGGTGGCCGTGTGATCATCCAGGAGGTGCGTCCATATCGCACTGGCGATGGTGGCATTCCGACCGATCTTAttggtgctggtggcggtggaggtggaggAAGTGGGAACGAGCGTTCGGTTGTGATTGCGACGATACTCTACGATGCTGACTCGGTTGTGGACATCGCAAAGATCCAGCAGCGCCTATCCATCAACGGCACGGTAACCAACATCATTAGCCAGGAGGAACGCAGCGCT ATCCTTTACAAAGCCGAAAACCGTGTACTGTTCTGGCTGCTTATCTTTCTCGCGATACTGTTGGCACTGGGCATCCTGACGCTGTTACTTTGCTGTATCTGTCCCAGGTGTCCACTGAATGCCACCAATCG GTCGCCGAATGGATGGGACGGCGAGAAGCCTGGTCAGCAGCGAATCGATCGACCGATTCCCGTACCAAGCCGACTCATTGGGAGTACCGAGGACGGCGCGACATTGGCAAAGGCACACTAG